The following DNA comes from Lentibacillus sp. Marseille-P4043.
ATCAAATGTCACTTCCGCTGTGTATGTCCCGTCATCGTTATTTTTTGCTTCAACCATTGTACTATCATCTTCATTACCCTTTTCCCAGTATTCAAATTTGACTTCATCCGCATCCTTTACTTTTTCATCACCATATGTAACGATCGCCTTCAGTTCAACTGGCTCCTCAACACTTGTCGTATCAGGAACCGGGAATTCTACATGAAGTGCTTTTGGTTCCATATCTTGACTTTCTTTTTCATCTTCTCCACATGCTGCCAATACCGTAACTAGCAAAACAACGATAAATATCCCTATTATTTTTCGCATTTTTAATCCCCATCCCTTAACAAAAATTATCAATTTCTAACACAAATGTACCAATTGATTAAGATTTTATCAATGAACATTATGTGAATAATTTCCTTCATACAAACAATCTTTTAGAAAGCATCAAAAAAGCCATGATTTCCGAGAATCATGGCCTTGTTGTACGCTTATTCTTGCAAGGAAGCTTTTTCTTCACTCAAAGTACGATGACTTCTGTGTTTTACAATAAAATACACCATTGTTAACATCATGAATCCGATAATATAAGCAAATAGGATTCCAATATTTTGCCACATAAAGGTGAAGTTTCCGCTTGAGATAACTGCCTTAAATGCTTGCACTGTATATGTCATAGGCAGCGCTGCATTAATCGGCTGCAATGCATCAGGAATCAATTCGAGCGGGAATGTACCAGCGCTTGTCGTCAATTGAAAAATAAGAATAACAATTGCAAGGAAGCGTCCGGGATCACCCATTGATGTCACAAGAAATTGGATTAATGTCATAAATGCCAGACTAGTTACAATTGATGTTAAGACAAAAAGTGGAATACTTTTCACATCAATTCCTAAACCAAATAAAAGAATAACGTCAGCAATTAGCGCTTGTACAACACCAACCAACGCGATAACACCAAATTTGCCAATAAACCATGTGAGACCATTTTTAGGTTTAATAACAGGTTTTTTCAACTGATAAACGATCGTAATTAATAATGCTCCAACAAATAAGCCTAATGATAGGAAATACGGAGCAAATCCAGTACCATAGTTTGGAACTTTATTAATTTCTTGCTTATCAACGTTTACTGGGTTACCCATCATATCATACGTATCATCATCTGCATGTACGGAGTTTGCTTCACCAGCAGCAGCTCCGAGTTTGTTATGCAATTCATCTGTTCCATCTACTAATTCGACTGTTCCATTTGCCAACTCTTTTGAACCATCTGCCAATTCTTCTGTTCCATCACTAATTTGTGCAGTAGCGCCCGCTAACTCACTCATCCCGCTATCCAACTGACCAACACCTGTCGCTAATGTATCGGCTCCATTTGTTGCACCTGATAGCTTGGTGTTAAACAAAGCTAAACTATCAACATATTGTTTTTGACCATCACTTAGTGCAAGTGATCCTTCTTTCAATTGTTTTGAACCATCTGCTAATGCGTGAACACCACTTTGTAACGTTTCCTGTTTTTGATTAATCGTTACAATTCCATCGTAGAGTTTATTAAATGTTGGGTTAACTGCATCCTGAATTTGTCCTTCCAACCCACCTATTGCATTTGTAAATTGTTCGTTTACCTCATTTTTGTATTTGGTAAAGCCTTGGTTAAGACCAGAGCCAATACGTTGTTGTAATTGCTTTGGCAACTCATCTTTTGAAGGCGAACTTTCCTGAACTTGTTGCTGAAGCGATTCTAATACTTTCGGATCAACATTATTTTCTTTGAGCGTAACAATGATCTGCTTCATTTGTGCTGTTTGTTGCTTTGAAATCTGTTCAGCCAAAGCCCCTGATAACTGGCTATTTAATTGCGATTGCAACTCATCCAATCCAGCATTCATTTCGCCTACACTCGTTTGTAATTGCTTGCCAATTGTCTCAGCCATCTCAGTTGGAAGTTTCGTTTGGAATTCTTTTAGTCCATCCTTTACTTGGTCCGTTCCAGCAATTAGCTCTGGTACCTTTTTATCCATTTCTTGAAGCCCTTTATTAGCTTTGGCGGTTCCATTAACCAGACTTTGTGATCCATCTTGAACGTCTTTGGCAGCATTTAGTAATTTACCACTGCCATCTGACAATTGACTAATTCCATTGGCAAGATTTTTCGAACCATCAGCTACA
Coding sequences within:
- a CDS encoding FixH family protein, with protein sequence MRKIIGIFIVVLLVTVLAACGEDEKESQDMEPKALHVEFPVPDTTSVEEPVELKAIVTYGDEKVKDADEVKFEYWEKGNEDDSTMVEAKNNDDGTYTAEVTFDHEGEFEMYAHTTARDLHTMPKKSITVK
- a CDS encoding YhgE/Pip domain-containing protein, translating into MKQSLFFSELKNIFSNKKILIPIIAVIFVPILYAGMFLWSFWDPYGHLQDLPVAVVNEDTGANYEGEELELGDELVDKLKGNEEFQFHFVSKEDGYQELENQKYYMLVEIPENFSQHATTLLDEKPKKLQMKYVPNESYNFLSSQIGETAVKEIKTAISSEISATYAETMFDKVTEMADGLGNASDGAGELHDGAQALEDGSEKLKDNLIVLADKSIEFQNGVNQAKAGMDDVADGSKNLANGISQLSDGSGKLLNAAKDVQDGSQSLVNGTAKANKGLQEMDKKVPELIAGTDQVKDGLKEFQTKLPTEMAETIGKQLQTSVGEMNAGLDELQSQLNSQLSGALAEQISKQQTAQMKQIIVTLKENNVDPKVLESLQQQVQESSPSKDELPKQLQQRIGSGLNQGFTKYKNEVNEQFTNAIGGLEGQIQDAVNPTFNKLYDGIVTINQKQETLQSGVHALADGSKQLKEGSLALSDGQKQYVDSLALFNTKLSGATNGADTLATGVGQLDSGMSELAGATAQISDGTEELADGSKELANGTVELVDGTDELHNKLGAAAGEANSVHADDDTYDMMGNPVNVDKQEINKVPNYGTGFAPYFLSLGLFVGALLITIVYQLKKPVIKPKNGLTWFIGKFGVIALVGVVQALIADVILLFGLGIDVKSIPLFVLTSIVTSLAFMTLIQFLVTSMGDPGRFLAIVILIFQLTTSAGTFPLELIPDALQPINAALPMTYTVQAFKAVISSGNFTFMWQNIGILFAYIIGFMMLTMVYFIVKHRSHRTLSEEKASLQE